A genomic segment from Malaclemys terrapin pileata isolate rMalTer1 chromosome 1, rMalTer1.hap1, whole genome shotgun sequence encodes:
- the USPL1 gene encoding SUMO-specific isopeptidase USPL1 isoform X1 produces the protein MMDSQKTGNGLQVIGQGTGIGISALHMVGYSGKNCNSAEVTSDECCPACKEKGQIQALRTYRISFQESIFLCENPQCIYPLGYKPLNSIIIPADSENPQTLCTQRKRKIFEISPTASPIESCSKQARTNNNLIDAEHTLNTDLVLKCNGYNLSVAQPCLPDLSQDDQQKHNRTTESLEHNVDLATAITVGGAQESPDSNSKTELLPNSELGSIKSEILHAENKPSLFMGHLCLQWRNIYALCWLDCILSALVHLKTLRIAVTEACTEESVIQRLFTKYNQATALLNACQTNKLKDVLPKAESHLNEIRNTIFAQLQPLLKCELGKKESPVFAFPLLLRKDPQVETLFLHSFSWVFECLHCGYSHQDRCRKTLTTFTNIIPDWHPLNAIHIAPCNNCNDKSQRRKMILEKVPSILMIHFVEGLPHNKLKNYSFQFEGDFYQITTVIQYQQDPKHFKTWVLNPDETWLECDDIKGPYCERRERFEVPVSEIHIVIWERKASQVPDKICSKVQSVKSENLPLNDVQSSSSLVLHCDSDNAVDKITTVCYEKEIVGIPAKEQQKVARENENSLLSGLENLADDDIITLTLVEIQVDSEGKPLDNGQIVGNNLIAETGLLKEQGSACSDQTPCTEDVCSPTTSSNMCTPSENACISLHLGPLNLAHTTSAVPTNHCNDSSTPSHAQEAETKASPVNTENILLNPELLQNKKLPLMENVMQKSSNTRNTSKIRADSQAATLSATNNSSKSLHKDQRRGFIGSWVKGLLSKHNTFMPSSASAHHKKSYKNPLLRATDLHLPTKGAANFGGFQAKGTSKTTTTEGAPKSAVCQGGNLPPLLTNITGPSVHASLPAVNPVVDGPTLNKSGSSLGTWSTVIQPNTPIFNSKPSHGENGNHKSDVKDKESNAQTHKLRLKLLKKLKAKKNKLASLDRLAKTQMCNGSSPNRDVEDILQFGSHDESESVQNLLKELQYQIDVADSESVYNTNSNMSLCSSQSNAEFLADLLSPTSIVASSELPKDEDECRYLEMVDSSAAAPVHSERTNLTCVTVASEDHNYYSPVKESKYEGHTDSLMNKSCLKRLSFESPTKEDILEDLFSSAMLNSIAGDIDLPHFDETLFETC, from the exons ATGATGGattcccagaagactggaaatgGTTTGCAAGTGATTGGACAAGGGACTGGTATAGGGATATCTGCACTCCACATGGTGGGGTATTCGGGAAAA AACTGTAATTCTGCTGAAGTAACGTCAGATGAGTGCTGCCCAGCCTGTAAAGAGAAGGGCCAGATACAAGCTTTACGAACTTACCGCATTAGTTTTCAAGAGTCTATTTTCCTTTGTGAAAATCCACAG TGCATCTACCCTCTGGGCTATAAACCATTAAACAGCATAATAATTCCTGCTGATTCAGAAAATCCTCAAACTTTGTGTACTCAGAGAAAAAGGAAGATTTTTGAAATCAGTCCTACAGCTTCCCCCATTGAATCATGTTCAAAACAAGCTAGGACTAACAACAATTTGATAGATGCTGAGCACACTTTAAATACTGATCTTGTTCTCAAGTGTAATGGATATAATTTATCTGTGGCCCAGCCATGCCTACCTGATTTATCACAGGATGATCAGCAGAAACATAATAGGACGACTGAGTCTCTGGAGCATAATGTGGACTTGGCAACTGCTATTACTGTTGGTGGTGCACAAGAAAGTCCTGACTCTAATTCCAAAACAGAACTTTTGCCAAATTCTGAACTTGGTTCAATAAAATCTGAAATCTTGCATGCAGAAAATAAACCTTCATTGTTCATGGGGCATTTGTGTCTTCAGTGGAGGAACATATATGCTCTATGTTGGTTAGACTGTATTCTGTCAGCACTGGTACACTTAAAAACTTTAAGGATTGCTGTGACTGAAGCTTGCACTGAAGAATCTGTAATCCAGAGGCTGTTTACAAAATATAACCAAGCGACTGCACTCTTGAATGCCTGCCAAACAAATAAGCTAAAAG ACGTTCTTCCAAAAGCTGAGTCGCATCTGAATGAAATCAGAAATACGATATTTGCTCAACTTCAACCCCTGCTTAAGTGTGAATTGG gTAAGAAGGAAAGTCCAGTATTTGCGTTCCCTCTGCTTTTACGAAAGGATCCCCAAGTCGAGACACTTTTCCTGCATTCTTTTTCATGGGTGTTTGAATGTTTACATTGTGGCTACAGCCACCAAGACAG GTGTAGAAAGACACTAACAACATTTACAAATATAATCCCTGACTGGCACCCGCTTAACGCTATTCATATTGCTCCATGTAATAATTGTAATGATAaatctcaaagaagaaaaatgattttGGAAAA AGTACCCTCAATATTGATGATACATTTCGTAGAAGGCTTACCACATAACAAGCTGAAGAACTATTCATTTCAATTTGAAGGAGATTTCTACCAAATAACAACTGTTATTCAGTATCAACAAGATCCAAAACACTTCAAAACCTGGGTTTTGAATCCTGATG aaacttGGCTTGAATGCGATGACATCAAAGGTCCATATTGTGAAAGACGTGAGAGATTTGAAGTTCCTGTTTCAGAGATTCACATTGTCATCTGGGAAAGGAAAGCATCCCAAGTGCCAGATAAAATTTGCTCAAAGGTCCAAAGTGTAAAATCTGAAAATCTTCCTCTTAATGATGTACAGTCAAGTTCTTCTCTAGTGTTACATTGTGATAGTGATAATGCCGTAGACAAAATAACTACAGTATGTTACGAAAAGGAGATTGTGGGCATTCCTGCTAAAGAACAACAAAAAGTGGCCAGAGAGAATGAAAATAGCTTGCTTTCTGGCTTAGAAAATTTGGCAGATGATGATATTATAACTCTGACACTTGTAGAAATTCAAGTTGATTCTGAAGGTAAACCACTGGACAACGGACAGATAGTGGGAAATAACTTAATTGCTGAAACAGGCTTGCTGAAAGAGCAGGGGTCAGCTTGTTCAGATCAAACTCCATGTACAGAAGATGTTTGCAGTCCGACTACCTCCAGCAACATGTGCACACCATCTGAAAATGCCTGTATTTCCTTACATCTAGGACCGTTGAACCTAGCGCATACTACATCTGCCGTTCCCACAAACCATTGTAATGACTCGTCCACGCCATCACACGCTCAAGAGGCAGAGACCAAAGCTAGCCCAGTCAACACTGAGAATATCCTGTTAAATCCAGAACTCTTGCAGAATAAGAAATTACCATTAATGGAGAATGTTATGCAGAAATCCTCTAACACCAGAAACACAAGCAAAATTAGAGCAGACTCTCAAGCTGCAACTTTGTCTGCTACAAATAATTCCTCCAAGTCTTTGCATAAAGATCAAAGGAGAGGATTTATAGGAAGTTGGGTAAAGGGGTTATTAAGCAAGCATAATACCTTCATGCCTTCAAGTGCCTCAGCCCATCATAAGAAAAGTTACAAAAATCCTTTACTAAGAGCTACTGACTTGCATCTCCCTACTAAGGGGGCAGCAAATTTTGGTGGCTTTCAAGCCAAAGGTACAAGCAAAACTACAACTACTGAGGGGGCGCCTAAATCAGCTGTTTGTCAAGGTGGAAATCTTCCTCCTTTGTTAACAAACATCACTGGTCCTTCTGTACATGCTAGTCTACCTGCAGTAAACCCTGTAGTTGATGGTCCAACTTTGAATAAGtctggaagctctttgggcaCCTGGAGTACAGTAATTCAGCCCAACACCCCCATCTTTAATTCCAAACCTAGCCATGGGGAAAATGGAAATCACAAATCTGATGTGAAAGATAAAGAATCAAATGCCCAAACTCACAAACTTCGTTTAAAACTGCTTAAAAAACTGAAGGCTAAAAAGAACAAGTTGGCTTCACTTGATAGGCTGGCAAAAACTCAGATGTGTAATGGAAGCTCTCCAAATAGAGATGTAGAAGATATCTTACAATTTGGATCTCATGATGAAAGTGAATCAGTACAGAATTTATTGAAGGAACTGCAGTATCAGATTGATGTTGCAGATAGTGAATCTGTGTATAATACAAACTCCAATATGTCACTATGCAGTAGCCAGAGTAATGCAGAGTTTTTAGCAGACTTATTGTCTCCTACTTCGATTGTTGCTTCTTCGGAGCTTCCAAAAGATGAAGATGAGTGTAGATATTTGGAAATGGTGGATAGCAGTGCTGCAGCACCAGTGCATAGCGAGAGAACCAACCTCACATGCGTCACTGTGGCAAGCGAAGACCATAATTATTACAGTCCTGTAAAAGAAAGCAAGTATGAAGGTCATACAGACTCACTAATGAACAAATCCTGCTTGAAAAGACTTTCCTTTGAAAGTCCCACAAAGGAAGATATTCTTGAAGACCTGTTCTCCTCTGCAATGTTGAACTCAATAGCAGGTGACATAGATTTACCTCATTTTGATGAAACTCTCTTTGAAACTTGTTGA
- the USPL1 gene encoding SUMO-specific isopeptidase USPL1 isoform X3 has product MGHLCLQWRNIYALCWLDCILSALVHLKTLRIAVTEACTEESVIQRLFTKYNQATALLNACQTNKLKDVLPKAESHLNEIRNTIFAQLQPLLKCELGKKESPVFAFPLLLRKDPQVETLFLHSFSWVFECLHCGYSHQDRCRKTLTTFTNIIPDWHPLNAIHIAPCNNCNDKSQRRKMILEKVPSILMIHFVEGLPHNKLKNYSFQFEGDFYQITTVIQYQQDPKHFKTWVLNPDETWLECDDIKGPYCERRERFEVPVSEIHIVIWERKASQVPDKICSKVQSVKSENLPLNDVQSSSSLVLHCDSDNAVDKITTVCYEKEIVGIPAKEQQKVARENENSLLSGLENLADDDIITLTLVEIQVDSEGKPLDNGQIVGNNLIAETGLLKEQGSACSDQTPCTEDVCSPTTSSNMCTPSENACISLHLGPLNLAHTTSAVPTNHCNDSSTPSHAQEAETKASPVNTENILLNPELLQNKKLPLMENVMQKSSNTRNTSKIRADSQAATLSATNNSSKSLHKDQRRGFIGSWVKGLLSKHNTFMPSSASAHHKKSYKNPLLRATDLHLPTKGAANFGGFQAKGTSKTTTTEGAPKSAVCQGGNLPPLLTNITGPSVHASLPAVNPVVDGPTLNKSGSSLGTWSTVIQPNTPIFNSKPSHGENGNHKSDVKDKESNAQTHKLRLKLLKKLKAKKNKLASLDRLAKTQMCNGSSPNRDVEDILQFGSHDESESVQNLLKELQYQIDVADSESVYNTNSNMSLCSSQSNAEFLADLLSPTSIVASSELPKDEDECRYLEMVDSSAAAPVHSERTNLTCVTVASEDHNYYSPVKESKYEGHTDSLMNKSCLKRLSFESPTKEDILEDLFSSAMLNSIAGDIDLPHFDETLFETC; this is encoded by the exons ATGGGGCATTTGTGTCTTCAGTGGAGGAACATATATGCTCTATGTTGGTTAGACTGTATTCTGTCAGCACTGGTACACTTAAAAACTTTAAGGATTGCTGTGACTGAAGCTTGCACTGAAGAATCTGTAATCCAGAGGCTGTTTACAAAATATAACCAAGCGACTGCACTCTTGAATGCCTGCCAAACAAATAAGCTAAAAG ACGTTCTTCCAAAAGCTGAGTCGCATCTGAATGAAATCAGAAATACGATATTTGCTCAACTTCAACCCCTGCTTAAGTGTGAATTGG gTAAGAAGGAAAGTCCAGTATTTGCGTTCCCTCTGCTTTTACGAAAGGATCCCCAAGTCGAGACACTTTTCCTGCATTCTTTTTCATGGGTGTTTGAATGTTTACATTGTGGCTACAGCCACCAAGACAG GTGTAGAAAGACACTAACAACATTTACAAATATAATCCCTGACTGGCACCCGCTTAACGCTATTCATATTGCTCCATGTAATAATTGTAATGATAaatctcaaagaagaaaaatgattttGGAAAA AGTACCCTCAATATTGATGATACATTTCGTAGAAGGCTTACCACATAACAAGCTGAAGAACTATTCATTTCAATTTGAAGGAGATTTCTACCAAATAACAACTGTTATTCAGTATCAACAAGATCCAAAACACTTCAAAACCTGGGTTTTGAATCCTGATG aaacttGGCTTGAATGCGATGACATCAAAGGTCCATATTGTGAAAGACGTGAGAGATTTGAAGTTCCTGTTTCAGAGATTCACATTGTCATCTGGGAAAGGAAAGCATCCCAAGTGCCAGATAAAATTTGCTCAAAGGTCCAAAGTGTAAAATCTGAAAATCTTCCTCTTAATGATGTACAGTCAAGTTCTTCTCTAGTGTTACATTGTGATAGTGATAATGCCGTAGACAAAATAACTACAGTATGTTACGAAAAGGAGATTGTGGGCATTCCTGCTAAAGAACAACAAAAAGTGGCCAGAGAGAATGAAAATAGCTTGCTTTCTGGCTTAGAAAATTTGGCAGATGATGATATTATAACTCTGACACTTGTAGAAATTCAAGTTGATTCTGAAGGTAAACCACTGGACAACGGACAGATAGTGGGAAATAACTTAATTGCTGAAACAGGCTTGCTGAAAGAGCAGGGGTCAGCTTGTTCAGATCAAACTCCATGTACAGAAGATGTTTGCAGTCCGACTACCTCCAGCAACATGTGCACACCATCTGAAAATGCCTGTATTTCCTTACATCTAGGACCGTTGAACCTAGCGCATACTACATCTGCCGTTCCCACAAACCATTGTAATGACTCGTCCACGCCATCACACGCTCAAGAGGCAGAGACCAAAGCTAGCCCAGTCAACACTGAGAATATCCTGTTAAATCCAGAACTCTTGCAGAATAAGAAATTACCATTAATGGAGAATGTTATGCAGAAATCCTCTAACACCAGAAACACAAGCAAAATTAGAGCAGACTCTCAAGCTGCAACTTTGTCTGCTACAAATAATTCCTCCAAGTCTTTGCATAAAGATCAAAGGAGAGGATTTATAGGAAGTTGGGTAAAGGGGTTATTAAGCAAGCATAATACCTTCATGCCTTCAAGTGCCTCAGCCCATCATAAGAAAAGTTACAAAAATCCTTTACTAAGAGCTACTGACTTGCATCTCCCTACTAAGGGGGCAGCAAATTTTGGTGGCTTTCAAGCCAAAGGTACAAGCAAAACTACAACTACTGAGGGGGCGCCTAAATCAGCTGTTTGTCAAGGTGGAAATCTTCCTCCTTTGTTAACAAACATCACTGGTCCTTCTGTACATGCTAGTCTACCTGCAGTAAACCCTGTAGTTGATGGTCCAACTTTGAATAAGtctggaagctctttgggcaCCTGGAGTACAGTAATTCAGCCCAACACCCCCATCTTTAATTCCAAACCTAGCCATGGGGAAAATGGAAATCACAAATCTGATGTGAAAGATAAAGAATCAAATGCCCAAACTCACAAACTTCGTTTAAAACTGCTTAAAAAACTGAAGGCTAAAAAGAACAAGTTGGCTTCACTTGATAGGCTGGCAAAAACTCAGATGTGTAATGGAAGCTCTCCAAATAGAGATGTAGAAGATATCTTACAATTTGGATCTCATGATGAAAGTGAATCAGTACAGAATTTATTGAAGGAACTGCAGTATCAGATTGATGTTGCAGATAGTGAATCTGTGTATAATACAAACTCCAATATGTCACTATGCAGTAGCCAGAGTAATGCAGAGTTTTTAGCAGACTTATTGTCTCCTACTTCGATTGTTGCTTCTTCGGAGCTTCCAAAAGATGAAGATGAGTGTAGATATTTGGAAATGGTGGATAGCAGTGCTGCAGCACCAGTGCATAGCGAGAGAACCAACCTCACATGCGTCACTGTGGCAAGCGAAGACCATAATTATTACAGTCCTGTAAAAGAAAGCAAGTATGAAGGTCATACAGACTCACTAATGAACAAATCCTGCTTGAAAAGACTTTCCTTTGAAAGTCCCACAAAGGAAGATATTCTTGAAGACCTGTTCTCCTCTGCAATGTTGAACTCAATAGCAGGTGACATAGATTTACCTCATTTTGATGAAACTCTCTTTGAAACTTGTTGA
- the USPL1 gene encoding SUMO-specific isopeptidase USPL1 isoform X2: MSLKIHHNCNSAEVTSDECCPACKEKGQIQALRTYRISFQESIFLCENPQCIYPLGYKPLNSIIIPADSENPQTLCTQRKRKIFEISPTASPIESCSKQARTNNNLIDAEHTLNTDLVLKCNGYNLSVAQPCLPDLSQDDQQKHNRTTESLEHNVDLATAITVGGAQESPDSNSKTELLPNSELGSIKSEILHAENKPSLFMGHLCLQWRNIYALCWLDCILSALVHLKTLRIAVTEACTEESVIQRLFTKYNQATALLNACQTNKLKDVLPKAESHLNEIRNTIFAQLQPLLKCELGKKESPVFAFPLLLRKDPQVETLFLHSFSWVFECLHCGYSHQDRCRKTLTTFTNIIPDWHPLNAIHIAPCNNCNDKSQRRKMILEKVPSILMIHFVEGLPHNKLKNYSFQFEGDFYQITTVIQYQQDPKHFKTWVLNPDETWLECDDIKGPYCERRERFEVPVSEIHIVIWERKASQVPDKICSKVQSVKSENLPLNDVQSSSSLVLHCDSDNAVDKITTVCYEKEIVGIPAKEQQKVARENENSLLSGLENLADDDIITLTLVEIQVDSEGKPLDNGQIVGNNLIAETGLLKEQGSACSDQTPCTEDVCSPTTSSNMCTPSENACISLHLGPLNLAHTTSAVPTNHCNDSSTPSHAQEAETKASPVNTENILLNPELLQNKKLPLMENVMQKSSNTRNTSKIRADSQAATLSATNNSSKSLHKDQRRGFIGSWVKGLLSKHNTFMPSSASAHHKKSYKNPLLRATDLHLPTKGAANFGGFQAKGTSKTTTTEGAPKSAVCQGGNLPPLLTNITGPSVHASLPAVNPVVDGPTLNKSGSSLGTWSTVIQPNTPIFNSKPSHGENGNHKSDVKDKESNAQTHKLRLKLLKKLKAKKNKLASLDRLAKTQMCNGSSPNRDVEDILQFGSHDESESVQNLLKELQYQIDVADSESVYNTNSNMSLCSSQSNAEFLADLLSPTSIVASSELPKDEDECRYLEMVDSSAAAPVHSERTNLTCVTVASEDHNYYSPVKESKYEGHTDSLMNKSCLKRLSFESPTKEDILEDLFSSAMLNSIAGDIDLPHFDETLFETC, encoded by the exons AACTGTAATTCTGCTGAAGTAACGTCAGATGAGTGCTGCCCAGCCTGTAAAGAGAAGGGCCAGATACAAGCTTTACGAACTTACCGCATTAGTTTTCAAGAGTCTATTTTCCTTTGTGAAAATCCACAG TGCATCTACCCTCTGGGCTATAAACCATTAAACAGCATAATAATTCCTGCTGATTCAGAAAATCCTCAAACTTTGTGTACTCAGAGAAAAAGGAAGATTTTTGAAATCAGTCCTACAGCTTCCCCCATTGAATCATGTTCAAAACAAGCTAGGACTAACAACAATTTGATAGATGCTGAGCACACTTTAAATACTGATCTTGTTCTCAAGTGTAATGGATATAATTTATCTGTGGCCCAGCCATGCCTACCTGATTTATCACAGGATGATCAGCAGAAACATAATAGGACGACTGAGTCTCTGGAGCATAATGTGGACTTGGCAACTGCTATTACTGTTGGTGGTGCACAAGAAAGTCCTGACTCTAATTCCAAAACAGAACTTTTGCCAAATTCTGAACTTGGTTCAATAAAATCTGAAATCTTGCATGCAGAAAATAAACCTTCATTGTTCATGGGGCATTTGTGTCTTCAGTGGAGGAACATATATGCTCTATGTTGGTTAGACTGTATTCTGTCAGCACTGGTACACTTAAAAACTTTAAGGATTGCTGTGACTGAAGCTTGCACTGAAGAATCTGTAATCCAGAGGCTGTTTACAAAATATAACCAAGCGACTGCACTCTTGAATGCCTGCCAAACAAATAAGCTAAAAG ACGTTCTTCCAAAAGCTGAGTCGCATCTGAATGAAATCAGAAATACGATATTTGCTCAACTTCAACCCCTGCTTAAGTGTGAATTGG gTAAGAAGGAAAGTCCAGTATTTGCGTTCCCTCTGCTTTTACGAAAGGATCCCCAAGTCGAGACACTTTTCCTGCATTCTTTTTCATGGGTGTTTGAATGTTTACATTGTGGCTACAGCCACCAAGACAG GTGTAGAAAGACACTAACAACATTTACAAATATAATCCCTGACTGGCACCCGCTTAACGCTATTCATATTGCTCCATGTAATAATTGTAATGATAaatctcaaagaagaaaaatgattttGGAAAA AGTACCCTCAATATTGATGATACATTTCGTAGAAGGCTTACCACATAACAAGCTGAAGAACTATTCATTTCAATTTGAAGGAGATTTCTACCAAATAACAACTGTTATTCAGTATCAACAAGATCCAAAACACTTCAAAACCTGGGTTTTGAATCCTGATG aaacttGGCTTGAATGCGATGACATCAAAGGTCCATATTGTGAAAGACGTGAGAGATTTGAAGTTCCTGTTTCAGAGATTCACATTGTCATCTGGGAAAGGAAAGCATCCCAAGTGCCAGATAAAATTTGCTCAAAGGTCCAAAGTGTAAAATCTGAAAATCTTCCTCTTAATGATGTACAGTCAAGTTCTTCTCTAGTGTTACATTGTGATAGTGATAATGCCGTAGACAAAATAACTACAGTATGTTACGAAAAGGAGATTGTGGGCATTCCTGCTAAAGAACAACAAAAAGTGGCCAGAGAGAATGAAAATAGCTTGCTTTCTGGCTTAGAAAATTTGGCAGATGATGATATTATAACTCTGACACTTGTAGAAATTCAAGTTGATTCTGAAGGTAAACCACTGGACAACGGACAGATAGTGGGAAATAACTTAATTGCTGAAACAGGCTTGCTGAAAGAGCAGGGGTCAGCTTGTTCAGATCAAACTCCATGTACAGAAGATGTTTGCAGTCCGACTACCTCCAGCAACATGTGCACACCATCTGAAAATGCCTGTATTTCCTTACATCTAGGACCGTTGAACCTAGCGCATACTACATCTGCCGTTCCCACAAACCATTGTAATGACTCGTCCACGCCATCACACGCTCAAGAGGCAGAGACCAAAGCTAGCCCAGTCAACACTGAGAATATCCTGTTAAATCCAGAACTCTTGCAGAATAAGAAATTACCATTAATGGAGAATGTTATGCAGAAATCCTCTAACACCAGAAACACAAGCAAAATTAGAGCAGACTCTCAAGCTGCAACTTTGTCTGCTACAAATAATTCCTCCAAGTCTTTGCATAAAGATCAAAGGAGAGGATTTATAGGAAGTTGGGTAAAGGGGTTATTAAGCAAGCATAATACCTTCATGCCTTCAAGTGCCTCAGCCCATCATAAGAAAAGTTACAAAAATCCTTTACTAAGAGCTACTGACTTGCATCTCCCTACTAAGGGGGCAGCAAATTTTGGTGGCTTTCAAGCCAAAGGTACAAGCAAAACTACAACTACTGAGGGGGCGCCTAAATCAGCTGTTTGTCAAGGTGGAAATCTTCCTCCTTTGTTAACAAACATCACTGGTCCTTCTGTACATGCTAGTCTACCTGCAGTAAACCCTGTAGTTGATGGTCCAACTTTGAATAAGtctggaagctctttgggcaCCTGGAGTACAGTAATTCAGCCCAACACCCCCATCTTTAATTCCAAACCTAGCCATGGGGAAAATGGAAATCACAAATCTGATGTGAAAGATAAAGAATCAAATGCCCAAACTCACAAACTTCGTTTAAAACTGCTTAAAAAACTGAAGGCTAAAAAGAACAAGTTGGCTTCACTTGATAGGCTGGCAAAAACTCAGATGTGTAATGGAAGCTCTCCAAATAGAGATGTAGAAGATATCTTACAATTTGGATCTCATGATGAAAGTGAATCAGTACAGAATTTATTGAAGGAACTGCAGTATCAGATTGATGTTGCAGATAGTGAATCTGTGTATAATACAAACTCCAATATGTCACTATGCAGTAGCCAGAGTAATGCAGAGTTTTTAGCAGACTTATTGTCTCCTACTTCGATTGTTGCTTCTTCGGAGCTTCCAAAAGATGAAGATGAGTGTAGATATTTGGAAATGGTGGATAGCAGTGCTGCAGCACCAGTGCATAGCGAGAGAACCAACCTCACATGCGTCACTGTGGCAAGCGAAGACCATAATTATTACAGTCCTGTAAAAGAAAGCAAGTATGAAGGTCATACAGACTCACTAATGAACAAATCCTGCTTGAAAAGACTTTCCTTTGAAAGTCCCACAAAGGAAGATATTCTTGAAGACCTGTTCTCCTCTGCAATGTTGAACTCAATAGCAGGTGACATAGATTTACCTCATTTTGATGAAACTCTCTTTGAAACTTGTTGA